One Natronorubrum halophilum genomic window, CGGCTCGAGCGGAATGGGGATCGCGCTTTGGCTTCCTGATGGCGATGGTCGGCGCGATGGTCGGCGCTGGAAACATCTGGCGGTTCCCGTACGTGATGGGAGACAACGGCGGCGGGGCGTTCGTTCTCGCCTTCCTCACGCTCCTGTTCGTCCTCGCGGTGCCGGGATTGATGGCCGAGGTCGCTCTCGGCCGATACACGAAAAAGGGGGTGATCGGTGCGTTTCGCGACGTGGTCGGCCGGGGCGGAATGGTCGGTCTCGGCGTGGTCGTCTTACTGGTGAACGTCGCCCTCATGTCGTATTACTCGCCGCTGATCGGGTGGACGCTGTACTACGCGATCCACTCGCTGGCGTTTACCTTCACGGCGAGCGGCTTCGAGGCCCAGGCGTTCATGAACGCCCTCTTCGCGAATCCGGCGCTGATGATCGGGCTGCATACGGTCGTGATGGGCTCGATCGCGTCGATCCTCGTCCTCGGCATTCGCCGCGGTGTCGAGCGACTCGTCGTCTACGCGGTACCGGCGCTGGTGATCGCGCTCGTCGTCATGACGATCCGCGGACTCACGTTGCCCGGCGCGAGCGAGGGAATCGCCTTTACCTTCGGCATCCAGTGGGAGTATCTGACCGAGAGCAGCACCTGGATCGCTGCGCTCGGCCAGGCGCTGTTCTCTACGGGGCTGGGCTGGGGGATCGCCCTGACCGTCGGGAGCTACCTCCGGGAGTACGACGACGTCCCGCTCGGGGGCGGCGTCTTCACGGCCATCGGCGAGTCGAGCATCGGCATCCTCGCGGCGCTGGCCATCTTTCCCGTCGTCTTCGCGGTCGGCGTCGAACCGGACGTCGGTGCCGGACTGGCGTTCGTCTCGCTCGTGCAGGTCTTTCCCGAAATCCCGCTGGGTGGACTCGTCGCCATCCTCTTTTTCGTCGGCTTCTTCCTCGCGACGTTCACGTCGGGGCTGCTCATCACCGAAGTCGGCGTGACGACGGTCAGCGAGGAGACGCGTCTCGATCGAACGCAGACCATCCTCGCCGTCTGCGGCGTGATCTGGTTGGTCGGCCTTCCGAGTGCGTACTCCGTTGACGTACTCGATTACCTCGACTTCGTCTTCGGGAACTGGGGACTGCCGCTCGCGACGCTGGCCATCATCGGCGTCATCGGCTGGGTCATCGGCCCGAAACGGCTCCGAATGCTCGCCGTGAACCGAAACGCCGGCGTCTACGTCGGCCGCTGGTGGGATCCCGTGATCAAGTACGTCATCCCCGCCGTCATGATCTTCATCATGACCTACTTCGCGTGGGAGAACTTCGGTACCAGCGAGATGATCGGCGGCATGCTTGTGATCGTCCTGTTCCCGATCATCGGCTACGCGGTCATGTCCGTCCTCGAGGGCCGGGGCGGCCAACCAGAGACTGCCGAAGTCCCCGGAGGTGATGACTGATGATCGGTGACCTCTCCATCGAGGTTCTCGGGATGCTCATCTTCACCCTGCTCGCGTTCTGGGGCGTCGCCCTCTGGGCGCTCGTTCGGACGCTACGCCAGGAAGGACGGAAGGTCGAACTGCTCAGCCACCAGGATCGAGTGGACACCTACTCGCCGAAAGCGCTCGCGGAACTGCGCGAGTGGGTCGAGGACAACCGCGACG contains:
- a CDS encoding sodium-dependent transporter, whose translation is MADVPIKTARAEWGSRFGFLMAMVGAMVGAGNIWRFPYVMGDNGGGAFVLAFLTLLFVLAVPGLMAEVALGRYTKKGVIGAFRDVVGRGGMVGLGVVVLLVNVALMSYYSPLIGWTLYYAIHSLAFTFTASGFEAQAFMNALFANPALMIGLHTVVMGSIASILVLGIRRGVERLVVYAVPALVIALVVMTIRGLTLPGASEGIAFTFGIQWEYLTESSTWIAALGQALFSTGLGWGIALTVGSYLREYDDVPLGGGVFTAIGESSIGILAALAIFPVVFAVGVEPDVGAGLAFVSLVQVFPEIPLGGLVAILFFVGFFLATFTSGLLITEVGVTTVSEETRLDRTQTILAVCGVIWLVGLPSAYSVDVLDYLDFVFGNWGLPLATLAIIGVIGWVIGPKRLRMLAVNRNAGVYVGRWWDPVIKYVIPAVMIFIMTYFAWENFGTSEMIGGMLVIVLFPIIGYAVMSVLEGRGGQPETAEVPGGDD